From a region of the Bradyrhizobium diazoefficiens genome:
- a CDS encoding 2Fe-2S iron-sulfur cluster-binding protein produces the protein MLAVVLQFCGLFIVGAVLLQAGIAVFAEVGHAIRRRQLDRRRLAAFTAQTDVLIRRAESSRQRVELTWSGKRKFRVAKRRIENRAGDICSFFLEPHDGGALPPFLPGQFLTFELNVPDHPVPVVRCYSLSDSPLARDRYRVSIKRIPPPPRAGPDVPSGLSSSYFHDILKEGDIVDVRAPAGGFCLDTASERPAVFIAGGIGLTPVLSMFKWLAETGSRRTAWFFLAVRNSNDIALRDEIRDIADKNRQQFHTVTVYSDPTEQCIEGKDYDCKGFLSVDLLKRYLKTSNYEFYICGPPPMMEAVVKALTEWGVPEPDIHFEAFGPGSVKKVQKPEPEAAAAGAGFKVELMRSRKSLVWTREAGTLLELAEANGIRINSGCRAGNCGTCVTAVKHGNVSYLVKPASNPAAGSALLCIAHPTADIALDA, from the coding sequence ATGCTGGCTGTGGTGTTACAATTCTGCGGACTGTTCATTGTGGGCGCCGTGCTCTTGCAGGCGGGCATCGCCGTGTTTGCCGAAGTCGGTCATGCCATTCGCAGGCGTCAGCTGGATCGTCGAAGGCTCGCCGCCTTCACCGCGCAAACGGACGTCTTGATTCGGCGGGCCGAGAGTTCGCGTCAGCGCGTCGAACTGACCTGGTCCGGAAAGCGGAAGTTCCGGGTGGCGAAGCGGAGGATCGAAAACCGCGCAGGGGATATCTGTTCCTTTTTTCTGGAGCCGCATGACGGGGGCGCCTTGCCGCCGTTTCTGCCGGGGCAATTTTTGACGTTCGAACTCAATGTGCCTGACCATCCGGTTCCGGTGGTCCGCTGTTATTCCCTCTCCGACAGTCCATTGGCGCGCGATCGGTATCGGGTCAGCATTAAGCGTATCCCGCCACCGCCCAGGGCGGGGCCCGACGTCCCTTCGGGTTTATCGTCGAGCTATTTTCATGACATCCTCAAGGAGGGCGACATCGTCGATGTCAGGGCTCCGGCGGGCGGCTTTTGTCTCGATACGGCTTCGGAACGTCCCGCCGTTTTCATCGCCGGCGGCATAGGACTTACGCCGGTTCTGTCGATGTTCAAATGGCTGGCCGAAACGGGCAGCCGACGGACGGCGTGGTTTTTTCTCGCAGTCAGAAACAGCAATGACATCGCATTGCGCGACGAAATCCGCGATATCGCCGACAAGAACAGGCAACAGTTCCATACGGTCACCGTGTATTCCGATCCGACCGAGCAGTGCATCGAAGGCAAGGATTACGACTGCAAGGGATTTCTAAGTGTCGATTTGCTCAAACGATATCTGAAGACATCGAACTACGAGTTCTATATCTGCGGTCCGCCGCCGATGATGGAAGCAGTCGTCAAAGCGCTCACCGAGTGGGGCGTACCTGAGCCGGACATTCACTTCGAAGCGTTCGGGCCAGGATCGGTCAAGAAGGTTCAGAAGCCAGAACCCGAGGCAGCGGCTGCGGGCGCGGGCTTCAAGGTCGAGCTCATGCGCTCGCGCAAGTCTCTGGTCTGGACGAGGGAGGCCGGGACCTTGCTGGAGTTGGCCGAGGCAAACGGCATCAGGATCAATTCGGGATGCCGAGCGGGCAACTGCGGAACCTGTGTTACGGCTGTTAAACATGGCAACGTAAGTTATCTGGTCAAACCTGCGAGCAATCCGGCAGCTGGATCGGCGTTGCTCTGCATCGCGCATCCGACCGCGGACATCGCACTCGACGCATAA